ataataaaacatcagtatgagataataaaacatcagtatgagaaaataaaacatcagtatgagataataaaacatcagtatgagataataaaacatcagtatgagaaaataaaacatcagtatgaagtaagaaaacatcagtatgaagtaagaaaacatcagtatgaagtaataaaacatcagtatgaggtaataaaacatcagtatgaaGTAATATAACATCAGTATGAAGTAATAAAACACTATAACAACATATAACAGAACAAAGTTAATCATTATTGAcgtttcttcttcctccagctcTTGTTTTCTCGCGGCTCATTGGTCGACCTGCTCATCAAATCAAATGTCAGTCGATATGCAGAGTTCAAGAACGTCACCAGAATACTCACCTATCGCAACGGAGCGGTGGAACAGGTAcaccacctgtctgtctgcctgtgtacctgtgtgtacctgtctgtctcctgttgacctgtctgtctcctgttgacctgtctgtctcccgttgacctgtctgtctcccgttgacctgtctgtctcccgttgacctgtctgtctcccgttggcctgtctgtctcccgttgacctgtctgtctcccgttgacctgtctgtctctcaggtgcCCTGCAGCAGAGCCGATGTGTTTGCCAGTCGTCAGCTGTCTGTGGTAGAAAAGAGGAAGTTGATGCGTTTCCTGACTTCCTGtgtggaggagacggaggagcaGCGAGGTGAGACAGCTGACCATCCCTAGATATGTCAGCTCCTgaggcattgtgggtaatgtggTCCTTAATCCCTGTTGACTCCAGCCTACCATGGTCGGCCATATTTGGAGTTCCTGTGTGACCAGAAGCTCGGTGACAACCTGCAGCACTTCCTGCTTCACTCCATCGCCATGGTAACAGAAGACACGCCTACGGAGGACGGCCTCGCTTCCACGCGCCACTTCCTGCGCTGCCTGGGTCGCTACGGCAACACGCcattcctgtttcctgtctacGGCCTCGGGGAGATACCCCAGTGTTTCTGTAGGTAagaacctgtctgtctgtcatgtgGGTAATACTACCAATACTAcgtctactactactactactactactactactactgatacacTGCTGCTACAAGTGATGCTGCTCTTATTACTGCTCGTATTACGACTGGCACCACCTGGAATACACTAATACCACTTATATTCAAACCAAGTACCAGTACAAATACTTATGTGTGAGTACTTGCTGATACGGAGTACAGATATGCGCACTTAGCAATACCATTGATACAACGGGAACAGAGTTCTTTGCAGAactgatgataataattaaaaatgattacacCAAACATTACACCGTAGTAGGGTTCTCTGTAGAACCTCTCATAGGGGTTCTGGGTGAATCATTACACCAAAGAGGGGTTCTCTGTACTCCAGCAGGATGAACTGCAGCTCATGGATGTACAGTGCATGTTGATGTACTGCATGTACCAGCAGGATGTATGTACTCAGTAGTACTCATGTTGGATGTACTGCAGTAGTACTCCAGTAGGATgtactgcagtagtactacagtagcaTGTACTGCAGTAGGTACTCAGTAGGATgtactgcagtagtactacagtaggATGTACTGCAGTATCTAAATACCACCTTGGTCCCTGCAGTCGTCTCATTAGAACATAGCATGAATATTAATGAGGAGGGTGTCGCCTTAGGGCTCAgctcatttacatattatatGAGCCTCAGCGGATATtactgctctcacacacacacacacacacacacacacacacacacacacagtaattaAACACATGATGACAGACAGAGTGTCGTAGGGACGTTATGAGTGTGTTAGCTCTTTaagaaaaggtgtgtgtgtgtgtgtgtgtgtgtgtgtgtgtgtgtgtgtgtgtgtgtgtgtgtgtgtgtgtgtgtgtgtgtgtgtgtgtgtgtgtgtgtgtgtgtgtgtgtgtgtgtgatgtgatgtgattcATGGAGTGAGCCTTAATGTGGCCATGCTAGCTTCTTCTCTAGTGACAGCAGCTAACAGCTTCAAAAGTCTTTCAACAAAATGAACTTTATGGAAACAACCAACATGGCTGTTAAGATAGAAGCTggcaggcagacaggtagacaggtagcaTTATGACATCAAAATCACTTTAAAAcgtattttaaaacatattttaaatgtacattcatgtttaaataaagtgcaTTGCTTCAGGCTCATTGCTGGATGAATGGAAgtattaaatgttttagattAAATGAAGTCCTGCTGAAACAGAAGTCAGTTTGTTCAAATATTTC
The Anoplopoma fimbria isolate UVic2021 breed Golden Eagle Sablefish unplaced genomic scaffold, Afim_UVic_2022 Un_contig_11455_pilon_pilon, whole genome shotgun sequence genome window above contains:
- the LOC129115280 gene encoding rab proteins geranylgeranyltransferase component A 1-like, translating into LLFSRGSLVDLLIKSNVSRYAEFKNVTRILTYRNGAVEQVPCSRADVFASRQLSVVEKRKLMRFLTSCVEETEEQRAYHGRPYLEFLCDQKLGDNLQHFLLHSIAMVTEDTPTEDGLASTRHFLRCLGRYGNTPFLFPVYGLGEIPQCFCRMCAVFGGIYCLRHSVNCLLVDKETNRCKAVIDSRGQRISCSHFVVEDGFVGAEHKKQATPTRSERTNHHRSINPTP